One Mycolicibacterium parafortuitum DNA segment encodes these proteins:
- a CDS encoding DinB family protein, translating to MITEIRRQFDLAWALADLHLSALSGADFLWEPAPLCWTVRPDGTGRWYADFADVEPQPAPVPTIGWLTWHIDYWWSATLASLSGRTPPTPAEVAWAGDGAAAVRRVRSLADQWRDLLSGMTSDGLTAPSAFPWGPAANRTVADTTLWVTVELVKNTAEIGQLRLLRAAR from the coding sequence ATGATCACCGAGATCCGACGTCAGTTCGACCTCGCGTGGGCGCTGGCCGACCTGCACCTGTCCGCACTCTCCGGCGCCGACTTCCTGTGGGAACCCGCGCCACTGTGCTGGACGGTCCGGCCGGACGGCACCGGACGCTGGTACGCGGACTTCGCCGACGTCGAGCCGCAGCCCGCTCCCGTACCGACGATCGGGTGGCTGACGTGGCATATCGACTATTGGTGGAGCGCCACGCTGGCGTCGCTGAGCGGCCGGACGCCGCCCACACCCGCCGAGGTCGCCTGGGCGGGCGACGGGGCCGCGGCGGTGCGCCGCGTTCGCTCGCTGGCAGACCAGTGGCGGGATCTGTTGTCCGGCATGACGTCCGACGGACTGACCGCCCCGTCGGCCTTCCCATGGGGTCCCGCCGCGAACCGCACGGTCGCCGACACGACGCTGTGGGTCACCGTCGAGCTGGTGAAGAACACCGCCGAGATCGGTCAACTACGCCTGCTGCGCGCGGCCCGGTAG
- a CDS encoding thioesterase family protein: protein MINCLYRRLGADGDYAVFESTDGTRSNWDPNIQHGSPPLALLTRAIEDLAQGSGLRIGRLTLDILGAIPVTTVRVRAWVERPGSRISLMAAEMLVDRPDGTRRAVARVTAWLLAPSDTADAVVDRYPPLIEGESVTGAAHAWQNARGYLETVSWRKQPDDNGSSAAVAWMSPLVPLIDSEPTTALQRLAMVVDSANGIGAALDPQRFLFMNTDTVVHLHRLPDGQDFGVRARGSIGPDGVGATTAELFDRRGFIGTSAQTLLVQRLG, encoded by the coding sequence GTGATCAACTGCCTGTACCGCCGGCTCGGCGCCGACGGCGACTACGCGGTGTTCGAGTCCACCGACGGCACCCGCAGCAACTGGGACCCGAACATCCAGCACGGCTCTCCGCCGCTGGCACTGCTGACCAGAGCGATCGAGGATCTCGCGCAGGGCAGCGGGCTGCGCATCGGCAGGCTCACCCTCGACATCCTCGGCGCAATCCCGGTCACGACGGTCCGAGTGCGCGCCTGGGTCGAACGCCCGGGGTCGAGGATCTCACTGATGGCCGCCGAGATGCTCGTCGACCGCCCCGACGGCACGCGCCGGGCTGTCGCCCGGGTCACCGCGTGGCTGCTCGCGCCCAGCGACACCGCCGACGCCGTCGTCGACCGGTACCCACCATTGATCGAGGGTGAGTCGGTGACCGGCGCCGCCCACGCCTGGCAGAACGCACGCGGTTACCTCGAGACGGTGAGCTGGCGTAAGCAGCCCGACGACAACGGATCCTCCGCCGCCGTCGCCTGGATGAGTCCCCTTGTGCCGCTCATCGATTCGGAGCCGACCACCGCCCTGCAGCGGCTGGCCATGGTGGTCGACTCGGCCAACGGCATCGGCGCGGCGCTGGATCCGCAACGGTTCCTGTTCATGAACACCGACACGGTCGTGCATCTGCACCGGCTGCCCGACGGGCAGGATTTCGGGGTGCGTGCCCGCGGCTCGATCGGTCCGGACGGCGTCGGCGCCACCACCGCCGAACTGTTCGACCGGCGCGGATTCATCGGCACGTCGGCACAGACCCTGCTGGTGCAGCGCCTCGGATGA
- a CDS encoding RecB family exonuclease gives MTEPTPRPLRRPALSPSRAADFKQCPLLYRFRAIDRLPEPSSTAQVRGSVVHAALEELYALPAADRVPETATALIAPVWERMLTEKPALADDIEPALHAEMLEQARILLSGYYRLEDPTRFDPQSCEQLVEVELADGTLLRGYIDRIDVAPTGEMRVVDYKTGKAPPEARALAEFKAMFQMKFYAVALLRSRGILPTRLRLLYLADHQVLDYSPELAELERFEKTLMAIWRAIQSAGATGDFRPSPSKLCNWCAHQVHCPVYGGTPPPYPGWPEVLDDGDPEAVLQAEPAA, from the coding sequence ATGACCGAGCCGACGCCCCGACCGCTGCGGCGTCCCGCGCTGTCGCCGTCGCGCGCCGCCGATTTCAAACAGTGCCCGTTGCTGTACCGGTTCCGGGCGATCGACCGGCTCCCGGAGCCGTCCTCGACCGCACAGGTGCGCGGTTCGGTGGTGCACGCCGCCCTCGAAGAGCTCTACGCACTGCCCGCCGCCGACCGGGTTCCCGAGACCGCGACCGCGCTGATCGCGCCGGTCTGGGAGCGGATGCTGACCGAGAAGCCGGCCCTGGCCGACGACATCGAACCCGCGCTGCACGCGGAGATGCTCGAGCAGGCGCGCATCCTGCTGTCGGGCTACTACCGCCTGGAAGACCCGACCCGGTTCGATCCGCAGTCGTGCGAGCAGCTCGTCGAGGTCGAACTCGCCGACGGGACACTGCTGCGCGGTTACATCGACCGCATCGACGTCGCACCGACCGGTGAGATGCGCGTGGTCGACTACAAGACCGGTAAGGCGCCGCCGGAGGCGCGGGCGCTCGCCGAGTTCAAGGCGATGTTCCAGATGAAGTTCTACGCGGTGGCGTTGCTTCGTTCGCGCGGGATCCTGCCCACCCGGTTGCGGTTGCTCTACCTCGCCGATCATCAGGTGCTCGACTACAGCCCGGAGCTGGCCGAGCTGGAACGGTTCGAGAAGACGTTGATGGCGATCTGGCGGGCCATCCAATCAGCCGGTGCCACAGGCGATTTCCGACCAAGCCCGTCGAAGCTGTGCAACTGGTGCGCCCATCAGGTGCACTGCCCCGTCTACGGCGGCACTCCCCCGCCGTACCCGGGCTGGCCGGAGGTGCTCGACGACGGAGACCCCGAGGCGGTGCTGCAGGCGGAGCCGGCGGCGTGA